In the Schistocerca gregaria isolate iqSchGreg1 chromosome 6, iqSchGreg1.2, whole genome shotgun sequence genome, one interval contains:
- the LOC126278562 gene encoding mucin-5AC-like, whose product MQGAWSFISSCRDRVPQHRGQAVTRVRCWARRKQTDQRTSSNMGERSDAARLRCDRSPVRSDEVSSTTNPRPPQLPRAKSYDRLMDMSSHSSTDWSGASAYWSTSSSEWSTPAEDTTGEDPGRPHSRQSPRSLGEEFDAAPSGRSAPLEREPSPERNGEVSSTTTSAPPQQQRAESQQHMLATSPSWLAARNRSLPAQHRSYADWSLSPADQNSSYADWSPSTVARYRSYADWSYSTAARYRSYADWSYSTAARYRSYADWSYSTAARYRSYADWSSSTATRYRSYADWSSSTAARYRSYTDWSPSTADQYHSYADWSPSPRRRMGRDAGRTYFQLDVTTDSEGCTLLDSFEMESEPLLHPTLSTYHGGRTASAAGDSEPLGIHYDNEPLDVQLTAGVRSPMPQQEQSVPIAGTANHSEQPPYRTPPDTSLLTFEPTYPTVNPSVFGLSTSSRTTEFGRTSFAYGRPGAQHTTGVRSAMTVPIAGSGCDSALSPYWMYSDSLPSAFHPTSHSINPTGFPLPTSSTHFTAPYSYQSSCPQTISAVESASAGPVTTAPVRSVPAVQTGCSDANSLQHGHLDSLPGTTPINPSVSTTPVAPTTASTQTTAPKSSVEISMLSNLSDFQASAAAQCASKVVENTASNVTHKEPVTSKVTTKGNVSSIGKETALMRSSPFQESFWKTQRTGSIELVQDKQSNLLLRQQVPHPSTVTNVNSFITQPGKVQPVDLSGGSTGSQPPHGPVQLQLQLPQSSASSHAIQRQMPHSGNHRMPAPQVITPRPTLGFSERSMMLPQLASTHGIPNYIPSPVLPPPGFASTPWVSVANNDRRQSPVTVTQPYSANPGVILKVSIIPTAATRCNSQREVPTAISPSTVSADPQCVSPTPDPTVTDCGSDTGAQQEE is encoded by the exons GGTGAGCGGTCCGACGCTGCGCGGCTACGATGTGATCGGAGCCCTGTGAGGTCTGACGAAGTCTCATCGACCACAAATCCACGGCCGCCTCAACTGCCGAGAGCCAAAAGCTATGACCGCTTGATGGACATGTCATCGCATTCGTCTACAGACTGGTCAGGCGCGTCTGCGTACTGGTCAACTTCGTCTTCGGAATGGTCAACCCCTGCAGAGGACACGACGGGAGAAGATCCAGGGCGCCCCCACAGCCGGCAGTCGCCACGAAGTCTA GGTGAAGAGTTCGATGCGGCACCTTCCGGTAGATCTGCTCCGCTGGAACGTGAGCCAAGCCCTGAGAGGAATGGAGAGGTCTCATCAACGACGACGTCAGCGCCACCTCAGCAGCAGAGGGCTGAAAGCCAACAACACATGCTAGCTACTTCGCCGTCCTGGTTAGCGGCCCGGAATCGGTCACTTCCAGCCCAGCATCGCTCATATGCTGATTGGTCGCTTTCACCTGCAGACCAGAATAGCTCATATGCTGATTGGTCGCCCTCAACTGTGGCTCGGTATCGCTCATATGCTGATTGGTCGTACTCAACTGCGGCTCGGTATCGCTCATATGCTGATTGGTCGTACTCAACTGCGGCTCGGTATCGCTCATACGCTGATTGGTCGTACTCAACTGCGGCTCGGTATCGCTCATACGCTGATTGGTCGTCCTCAACTGCGACTCGGTATCGCTCATACGCTGATTGGTCGTCCTCAACTGCGGCTCGCTACCGATCGTACACTGATTGGTCACCCTCAACTGCAGATCAGTATCACTCATATGCTGATTGGTCGCCCTCCCCAAGGCGCAGGATGGGACGAGATGCAGGACGCACTTACTTCCAGCTA GATGTGACCACGGATTCTGAAGGCTGTACATTGTTGGATTCTTTCGAAATGGAATCGGAACCGCTGCTTCATCCCACACTTTCAACATACCATGGAGGAAGAACTGCATCGGCTGCTGGTGACTCTGAACCCTTAGGCATCCATTATGATAACGAACCTCTCGACGTACAGTTAACTGCTGGAGTCAGATCCCCAATGCCACAGCAGGAACAATCGGTGCCGATTGCTGGGACTGCAAACCACTCAGAACAGCCTCCCTACCGGACACCACCTGATACGTCCCTACTTACCTTTGAGCCAACATATCCAACTGTTAATCCGTCGGTGTTCGGATTATCAACATCAAGCAGAACCACCGAGTTCGGTAGGACGTCTTTTGCTTACGGACGCCCAGGTGCTCAACACACAACTGGTGTCAGATCGGCGATGACAGTGCCAATAGCTGGCAGTGGGTGCGACTCGGCACTGTCTCCATATTGGATGTACTCCGATTCCTTACCATCTGCCTTTCATCCAACAAGTCATTCGATAAATCCGACAGGGTTTCCGTTACCAACATCAAGCACACATTTTACGGCACCATACTCATATCAATCTTCGTGTCCTCAGACCATTTCTGCAGTGGAATCTGCTAGTGCCGGACCGGTAACGACGGCGCCGGTAAGATCAGTACCTGCAGTTCAAACTGGGTGCAGTGATGCAAATAGCCTCCAGCATGGCCATCTTGATTCTTTGCCTGGCACTACTCCTATAAATCCTTCTGTTAGCACAACACCGGTGGCACCAACTACAGCAAGCACGCAGACCACAGCTCCTAAGTCTTCAGTGGAAATTTCTATGCTGTCTAACCTTTCAGACTTTCAGGCTTCTGCAGCAGCACAATGTGCCTCAAAGGTAGTTGAAAACACAGCTTCGAATGTTACACACAAAGAGCCAGTAACCTCTAAAGTAACTACGAAGGGAAACGTCTCAAGCATTGGGAAAGAAACTGCTCTAATGCGAAGCTCGCCTTTCCAAGAGTCATTTTGGAAAACTCAACGAACAGGCAGCATTGAATTAGTCCAAGACAAACAGTCAAATTTGCTGTTGAGGCAGCAGGTACCACATCCATCAACTGTAACGAATGTAAACAGTTTCATAACACAACCAGGTAAGGTGCAGCCAGTTGATCTCTCAGGGGGTTCCACAGGCAGCCAGCCACCTCATGGTCcagtacagctacagctacagctacctcAGTCTTCTGCTTCATCACATGCCATCCAAAGGCAGATGCCACATTCTGGAAATCATCGCATGCCTGCTCCACAAGTCATCACACCCAGACCCACACTAGGTTTCTCTGAAAGATCAATGATGTTACCGCAACTTGCCTCAACACATGGAATTCCAAACTATATTCCTTCTCCTGTCCTTCCTCCACCTGGGTTTGCGAGCACACCATGGGTATCTGTGGCTAACAACGATCGAAGACAATCTCCTGTAACCGTAACACAACCTTACAGTGCTAATCCTGGTGTAATACTAAAGGTGTCAATAATACCCACTGCTGCCACAAGGTGTAACAGCCAGCGTGAAGTGCCAACTGCGATATCACCTTCCACAGTTTCAGCGGATCCTCAGTGTGTGTCACCAACACCAGATCCTACCGTCACAGACTGCGGTTCAGACACAGGGGCTCAGCAAGAAGAATGA